From one Lycium ferocissimum isolate CSIRO_LF1 chromosome 7, AGI_CSIRO_Lferr_CH_V1, whole genome shotgun sequence genomic stretch:
- the LOC132065700 gene encoding methyl-CpG-binding domain-containing protein 7 — translation MEKHNSSMQLVAMSPTRRHRSGAEYQTDGQLMTVPPTTTAITPYTSVSNFKLPPGWGVEEVPRSDGYRVDRYYYEPGTGLKYRSLREVERRLNGEIFAPRTRASVMRGYPKSSLSRKTFIYGGKFMSMDEWAIVPSTSAANFPCELPDGWVIEEVPRRDGSNVDKYYYEPGTGQKFRSRLAALRYLAEMREHVPLSATLEELKENKPLSKMFKLQHPAKRSLPCKRNIAQETLDQSSFLSPPAKVNWVLSSPKGDAWNPFIAGTPIPDSVKQQWTKRFLLFMNDDETLNAENSD, via the exons ATGGAAAAACACAATTCCTCAATGCAGCTGGTAGCAATGTCACCGACACGTCGCCATCGAAGCGGTGCAGAGTACCAAACTGACGGTCAACTAATGACTGTGCCACCTACCACCACCGCCATTACACCATACACTTCTGTTTCAAACTTTAAGCTACCACCTGGTTGGGGTGTTGAAGAAGTGCCTCGCTCTGACGGATATCGAGTTGACAGG TACTACTATGAACCTGGGACTGGACTAAAGTACAGATCATTGAGAGAAGTCGAACGACGATTGAATGGTGAAATATTTGCTCCTAGAACCAGGGCATCGGTAATGAGAGGCTATCCTAAG AGTTCTCTATCTCGGAAGACGTTTATTTATGGTGGAAAG TTCATGAGTATGGATGAATGGGCAATTGTGCCATCAACAAGTGCAGCCAACTTTCCCTGTGAACTTCCTGATGGCTGGGTGATAGAAGAGGTACCACGTAGAGATGGAAGCAACGTGGATAAG TATTACTATGAACCAGGAACTGGACAAAAATTTAGATCCAGACTAGCAGCACTGAGATACTTGGCGGAAATGAGAGAACATGTTCCTTTGTCTGCTACTCTAgaagaattaaaagaaaataagccaCTGTCCAAGATGTTTAAGTTGCAACATCCAGCAAAG AGATCTCTTCCATGTAAGAGAAACATTGCTCAAGAAACTTTGGACCAATCCTCATTTCTTTCTCCACCAGCAAAAGTAAATTGGGTTCTATCTAGTCCTAAAGGGGATGCTTGGAATCCTTTCATTGCTGGAACACCAATTCCTGATTCAGTAAAACAGCAATGGACTAAAAGATTCCTGTTgttcatgaatgatgatgagACCCTGAATGCAGAAAACTCGGACTAG